The Flavobacterium johnsoniae genomic sequence TTAATTTTTTGAATATTATTTCATCAGTTTCAAAAACTGATTTAATCTTTCCATAAGTCTTCCTCATTAAGATTTGTTACAAACTTTAACTATAAAACCTTCAACATCCATACAGGACATGAACTATGCCCAGTTGATCCTAACGGAGCGTCTAAATATTCAAAACCCGATTTTTTATACAACTTTTGAGCAGCATGCATAAAAGGCATCGTTTCTATATAACATTTTTCAAAACCAAATTCTCTAGCTTGATCTAAGCATTTTTCCATTAATTTGCTTCCAATTCCCAAACCTCTTGTTTTAGGAAGAAAATACATTTTTTGCAATTCGCAGATTTTCGGATCTCCGTTTTCTAGAGGTGCAATTCCGGCACATCCTACAATTTCACCATCATTTTCAACAACAAAATACACTGAATTTTGTTTACTGTATTCTTCAAACATCAAATCCAAATAAGGATCCTCATAAGCTGTTCCCACTTTAGGAATTTCCATTTCATCAAAAACTGATCTTATTAAACTCGCTATAGCTTGATTGTCTTCTTTTTTAATTTTTCTGATAATCCAATTTTTCATTTTTCCTTTTCGGTCTTTATCTTTACAAAAATAAAAATACTTTTTCGATAGTATCATAACTATTTGGATTGTTTCACAACTTAACCTCAAACATTAGACAAAAACTTCAAAAATAATTACTTTTGTAACGTGAATATACATGAAAAATACATAAAACGCTGCATCGAACTAGCACAAAATGGACTTGGAACAACGCAC encodes the following:
- a CDS encoding GNAT family N-acetyltransferase, which encodes MKNWIIRKIKKEDNQAIASLIRSVFDEMEIPKVGTAYEDPYLDLMFEEYSKQNSVYFVVENDGEIVGCAGIAPLENGDPKICELQKMYFLPKTRGLGIGSKLMEKCLDQAREFGFEKCYIETMPFMHAAQKLYKKSGFEYLDAPLGSTGHSSCPVWMLKVL